The Achromobacter pestifer genome includes a region encoding these proteins:
- a CDS encoding ABC transporter substrate-binding protein — translation MKCRRTPRISLKLRSTLALLSAFAAAPCAMAQAISDDVVRLGLILDMSGVYADVTGKGSATAAEMAIADFGGTVLGKKIDLMVVDHQNKADIAAAKAREWYDTQKVDAIMDVAGSAPALAVLEVAREKKRIVVFSGPGTERITNDLCSPYSVHYTYDTWSLANTTARATVEQGGKSWYFLTADYAFGHTLQASATEVVKANGGTVLGASRHPLGSSDFASYLLQAQASRAQIVGLANAGGDTVNAIKAASEFGLTKGGQKMAGLLLYINDIHAIGLDAAAGLTLTEAFYWDMNDQTRAWSQRYYDKLKKMPNMSQAGTYSSVMHYLKSVQAAGTDEPTAVMKQMKSMPINDFFATNGRIREDGRMVHDMYLFEVKKPSESKRPWDYYKLVATLPGDQAFMPLSRSSCPLVKK, via the coding sequence ATGAAATGCCGTAGAACCCCCCGGATTTCCCTGAAGTTGCGCAGCACGCTAGCCCTGCTATCCGCCTTCGCCGCCGCGCCCTGCGCCATGGCGCAGGCGATCTCCGACGACGTGGTCCGCCTGGGCCTGATCCTGGACATGAGCGGCGTGTACGCCGACGTCACGGGCAAAGGCAGCGCGACCGCGGCCGAAATGGCCATCGCCGACTTCGGCGGCACGGTGCTCGGCAAGAAGATCGACCTGATGGTGGTGGACCACCAGAACAAGGCCGACATCGCCGCAGCCAAGGCGCGCGAGTGGTACGACACCCAGAAAGTCGACGCCATCATGGACGTGGCGGGCTCCGCCCCCGCGCTGGCCGTGCTGGAAGTGGCCCGCGAGAAAAAGAGGATCGTGGTGTTCAGCGGGCCCGGCACCGAGCGCATCACCAACGACCTGTGCTCGCCCTATTCCGTGCACTACACCTACGACACCTGGTCGCTGGCCAACACCACGGCGCGCGCCACGGTCGAGCAAGGCGGCAAGAGCTGGTACTTCCTGACGGCCGATTACGCTTTCGGCCACACCTTGCAGGCGTCCGCCACCGAGGTCGTCAAGGCCAACGGCGGCACCGTGCTGGGTGCGTCGCGCCATCCGCTGGGCTCCAGCGACTTCGCCTCGTACCTGCTGCAGGCCCAGGCCAGCCGCGCGCAGATCGTGGGCCTGGCCAACGCCGGCGGCGACACCGTCAACGCCATCAAGGCCGCCAGTGAATTCGGGCTGACCAAGGGCGGCCAGAAGATGGCCGGACTGCTGCTGTACATCAACGACATCCACGCCATCGGCCTGGACGCCGCCGCCGGACTGACGCTGACCGAAGCCTTCTACTGGGACATGAACGACCAGACCCGGGCCTGGTCCCAGCGTTACTACGACAAGCTCAAGAAGATGCCCAACATGAGCCAGGCCGGCACGTATTCGTCAGTGATGCACTACCTGAAGTCGGTGCAGGCAGCCGGCACCGACGAGCCGACGGCAGTGATGAAGCAGATGAAGTCCATGCCCATCAACGACTTCTTCGCCACCAACGGCCGCATCCGCGAGGACGGCCGCATGGTGCACGACATGTACCTGTTCGAAGTGAAGAAGCCATCCGAGTCCAAGCGGCCCTGGGACTACTACAAGCTTGTGGCCACCCTGCCCGGCGACCAGGCCTTCATGCCGCTGTCGCGTTCGTCCTGCCCGCTGGTGAAGAAGTAG
- a CDS encoding LysR family transcriptional regulator, with the protein MKLNLRQIEVFRAIMLSGSISGASKLLFVSQPAVSRLIAYTEQRLGLMLFQRIKGRLYPTPEAHRLFVEVTALYQNVQRVNEVAENLAENREGQLRLSCSPSLGQSLLPRAIAQFRRQFPEVRIVLQTLIPTVMQQSLLTQQVELGVAYMPVDHPSLAWQPLYENQIVAVLPKGHPLAARGRVTVHDLAEEPLIGYSADIPFGILINKLFGGEHAQPEPRIEVQQAHVACALVQAGAGVALVDEITVAGPIWSEVVTLPIIGTVNAPVNVFHLELQPLSRLALAFIDVLHKLDQRG; encoded by the coding sequence ATGAAATTGAATCTGCGGCAGATCGAAGTTTTCCGGGCGATCATGCTCAGCGGCTCCATCAGCGGCGCATCCAAGCTTCTGTTCGTGTCCCAGCCCGCGGTCAGCCGGCTCATCGCCTATACGGAGCAGCGCCTGGGGCTGATGCTGTTCCAGCGCATCAAGGGCCGTCTGTATCCCACCCCTGAAGCCCACCGGCTGTTCGTGGAGGTCACGGCGCTGTACCAGAACGTGCAACGCGTGAACGAAGTGGCCGAGAACCTGGCGGAAAACCGCGAAGGCCAACTGCGGCTGTCGTGCAGCCCCAGCCTCGGCCAATCTCTGCTGCCCCGCGCGATCGCGCAGTTCCGGCGGCAATTCCCGGAAGTGCGCATCGTCCTGCAGACCTTGATCCCCACGGTGATGCAGCAGTCGCTGTTGACGCAGCAGGTGGAGCTGGGCGTGGCCTACATGCCGGTGGACCACCCCAGCCTGGCGTGGCAGCCGCTGTACGAGAACCAGATCGTGGCGGTACTGCCCAAAGGGCACCCGCTGGCGGCACGCGGCCGCGTGACGGTGCACGATCTGGCCGAAGAGCCACTGATCGGTTACAGCGCGGACATTCCCTTCGGAATATTGATCAACAAGCTGTTCGGCGGTGAACATGCGCAACCCGAACCACGCATCGAGGTCCAGCAGGCCCACGTCGCCTGCGCCCTGGTCCAAGCCGGCGCCGGCGTAGCGCTGGTGGACGAGATCACGGTGGCCGGGCCGATCTGGTCGGAAGTGGTGACCCTGCCGATCATCGGCACCGTGAACGCGCCGGTCAATGTGTTCCATCTCGAGCTCCAGCCCCTGTCTCGGCTGGCGCTAGCCTTCATCGACGTGCTCCACAAGCTCGACCAGCGCGGCTAA
- a CDS encoding urocanate hydratase: protein MKREFNIPGGNTLRCKGWRQEALLRLLENVLAVGEDPANLVVYAALGRAARDWPAHDAMVQALMELEEDQTLIVQSGKPIGVLRTHPQAPIVIMANCNMVGQWARAENFYQMERDNLICWGGLTAGDWQYIGSQGVIQGTYEIFSRIAERHFDNDLRGRFILTAGMGGMGGAQPLAGRMANAAILTVEINPERIEKRIKAGFLERRADSLDEALALIQQAQARREPISVGLLGNAADVYPEILARGIVPDIVTDQTSAHDLVYGYIPAGHTLEQVADMRRNDVPGLMDASRASIVRHVTAMLGFQDRGSIVFDNGNLIRTHAKQGGVERAFEIPVFTEAFLRPLFARAIGPFRWIALSNDADDIRKIDDFLLQRFPDNFIVSNWIRLARKEVPFEGLPARIAWLGHGERTELALEVNRMVREGVLSAPVAFTRDHLDAGAMAHPNIMTENMRDGSDAIADWPLLNAMINCSSSADLVAIHSGGGGYSGYMTSAGVTVVADGTAAADQRLRLSMTNDTASGVLRYADAGYEDALDEVRKKNIARIDTAQYAHCSPGHGD from the coding sequence GTGAAACGAGAATTCAATATCCCCGGCGGCAACACCCTGCGTTGCAAAGGCTGGCGCCAGGAAGCGCTGCTGCGCCTGCTGGAAAACGTGCTGGCGGTGGGTGAAGACCCGGCCAACCTGGTGGTCTACGCCGCGTTGGGCCGCGCCGCGCGCGACTGGCCCGCGCATGACGCCATGGTCCAGGCCTTGATGGAACTGGAGGAAGATCAGACGCTCATTGTCCAATCGGGCAAGCCCATCGGCGTGCTGCGCACGCATCCGCAAGCGCCGATCGTGATCATGGCCAACTGCAACATGGTCGGCCAGTGGGCTCGCGCCGAGAATTTCTACCAGATGGAACGCGACAACCTGATCTGCTGGGGCGGGCTGACGGCGGGCGACTGGCAGTACATCGGCTCGCAGGGCGTGATCCAGGGCACCTACGAGATCTTCTCGCGCATTGCCGAACGCCACTTCGACAACGATCTGCGCGGCCGCTTCATCCTGACGGCGGGCATGGGCGGCATGGGCGGCGCGCAGCCGCTGGCCGGCCGCATGGCGAACGCCGCCATCCTCACCGTGGAAATCAATCCGGAACGCATCGAGAAACGCATCAAGGCGGGTTTCCTCGAACGGCGCGCGGACTCGCTGGACGAGGCCCTGGCGCTGATCCAACAAGCGCAGGCCCGCCGCGAGCCGATCTCGGTGGGTCTGCTGGGCAACGCCGCCGACGTCTACCCCGAAATCCTGGCCCGCGGCATCGTGCCCGATATCGTCACCGACCAGACCTCGGCGCACGACTTGGTCTACGGCTACATTCCCGCCGGGCATACGCTGGAACAAGTGGCCGACATGCGCCGCAATGACGTTCCTGGCCTGATGGACGCCAGCCGCGCCTCCATCGTCCGCCATGTCACCGCGATGTTGGGATTCCAGGACCGGGGCTCGATCGTCTTCGACAACGGCAACCTGATCCGCACCCATGCGAAACAGGGCGGCGTGGAACGCGCCTTCGAGATCCCGGTGTTCACCGAGGCGTTTCTGCGGCCCCTGTTCGCGCGCGCCATCGGTCCGTTCCGCTGGATCGCGCTATCGAACGACGCCGACGACATCCGCAAGATCGACGATTTCCTGCTGCAACGCTTTCCCGACAACTTCATCGTCTCCAACTGGATCCGACTTGCGCGCAAGGAAGTGCCGTTCGAAGGCCTGCCCGCCCGCATCGCCTGGCTGGGACACGGCGAGCGCACCGAGCTGGCGCTGGAAGTGAACCGGATGGTGCGCGAAGGCGTGCTCAGCGCGCCCGTCGCCTTCACGCGGGACCATCTTGACGCCGGCGCCATGGCTCATCCGAACATCATGACGGAAAACATGCGCGACGGTTCCGACGCCATCGCCGACTGGCCGCTGCTCAACGCCATGATCAACTGCTCGTCCAGCGCCGACCTGGTGGCGATCCACTCCGGCGGCGGCGGATACAGCGGCTACATGACCAGCGCCGGCGTCACGGTGGTGGCGGACGGCACCGCGGCCGCCGACCAGCGGCTGCGCCTGTCGATGACCAACGACACGGCCAGCGGCGTGCTGCGGTATGCCGACGCCGGCTACGAGGACGCCCTGGATGAGGTGCGGAAAAAGAACATCGCCCGCATCGACACCGCCCAGTACGCCCACTGCAGCCCTGGACACGGCGACTAG
- a CDS encoding dihydroorotase, whose protein sequence is MSDFDLVVRGNIVDPDGVAMDGWLAVRDGKIAARGAGPAPAGRDSVDARGQWVVPGVVDGQVHSGSQLNQEGLGWASRAAAAGGVTVMVDMPYDDPEPVASRPQLDAKIAEVERDCHVDVALFGTLNTQHGVGAAAGLIEGGVCAFKFSTFEATPGRFPRIEEDDLYEAFRLIAPSGLVCGVHNQMQELTRKNIARLIEADDTGWDAFMRAHTPLIENLATALIYEIGAETGARAHAVHVSTARGFEICNMYRRNGHRASIETCVQYLMLNHEEHTRRFGAKTKHYPPIRPKAEVDLLWTHIAKDECTFVSSDHVSWGLERKQNPNVFKNSSGGPGLETLLPAFWTGCEEHGIAPSMVVRQLSRNPAQHFLLDDRKGSLEVGKDADIVILKPERHAFDPSASLSAVHWSSFEGREFTVRVAGTWCRGQQVYDGKRIVNQKGDGRFLRPRQA, encoded by the coding sequence ATGAGCGATTTCGATTTGGTGGTGCGCGGCAATATCGTCGACCCGGATGGCGTGGCGATGGACGGCTGGCTGGCGGTGAGGGACGGCAAGATCGCGGCGCGCGGCGCCGGCCCGGCCCCCGCGGGCCGCGACAGCGTGGATGCGCGCGGCCAGTGGGTCGTGCCGGGCGTGGTCGACGGCCAGGTGCACTCGGGCAGCCAGCTGAATCAGGAAGGACTCGGTTGGGCGTCGCGCGCGGCGGCCGCCGGCGGGGTCACGGTCATGGTCGACATGCCCTACGACGATCCGGAACCCGTGGCTTCGCGCCCGCAGCTGGACGCCAAGATCGCCGAGGTCGAGCGCGATTGCCACGTGGATGTGGCGCTGTTTGGCACCTTGAACACCCAGCACGGCGTGGGGGCCGCGGCAGGCCTCATCGAAGGCGGCGTCTGCGCCTTCAAGTTCTCTACCTTCGAAGCCACGCCGGGCCGTTTTCCCCGCATCGAGGAAGACGACCTGTACGAAGCCTTCCGCCTGATCGCTCCGTCCGGATTGGTGTGCGGCGTGCATAACCAGATGCAGGAACTGACCCGCAAGAACATCGCGCGGCTGATCGAGGCGGACGACACGGGCTGGGACGCTTTCATGCGGGCCCATACGCCGCTGATCGAGAACCTGGCGACCGCGCTGATCTATGAGATAGGCGCCGAAACCGGCGCGCGCGCCCACGCGGTGCACGTGTCGACTGCCCGCGGCTTCGAGATCTGCAATATGTACCGCCGCAACGGCCACCGCGCCAGCATTGAAACCTGCGTGCAGTACCTGATGCTGAACCATGAAGAGCACACCCGCCGCTTCGGCGCGAAGACCAAGCACTATCCGCCGATCCGCCCCAAGGCCGAGGTCGATCTGCTCTGGACTCATATCGCCAAGGACGAATGCACCTTCGTGTCGTCGGACCATGTCAGCTGGGGCCTGGAGCGCAAGCAGAATCCGAACGTATTCAAGAACTCGTCCGGCGGCCCCGGCCTGGAAACGCTGTTGCCCGCCTTCTGGACGGGCTGCGAAGAGCATGGCATCGCGCCGTCCATGGTGGTGCGCCAACTGAGCCGCAACCCCGCGCAGCACTTCCTGCTGGATGACCGCAAGGGTTCGTTGGAGGTGGGCAAGGACGCCGACATCGTCATCCTCAAACCGGAGCGCCATGCCTTTGATCCGTCGGCCAGCCTGTCGGCGGTGCACTGGAGTTCGTTCGAAGGCCGCGAGTTCACCGTGCGCGTCGCGGGCACCTGGTGCCGCGGCCAGCAGGTCTACGACGGAAAGCGCATCGTCAACCAGAAGGGCGACGGCCGCTTCCTGCGTCCGCGCCAGGCTTGA
- a CDS encoding DUF917 domain-containing protein, translated as MGRILTMQDVEAAVRGGSVFACGGGGWAEHGRELGSLAVTIGRPELVTMDEVPDDAWIATAAAIGAPGGLTDWQMLGIDYVKAAQRLQDALGERVYGLIIGQNGMSSTLNGWLPSAVLGTKVVDAVGDIRAHPTGDMGSLGLAGSPEPMIQCAVGGNRASNSYMELTVHGATGKVSPVLRKAADMAGGFIASCRNPIRASYVRRHAALGGISKALALGEAIIAAQPRGGSAVIDAICKATQGEIIASGKVVRNTLRYTEEAFDIGTVEIGEGAGKRVIHVMNEHMAVTDSHGARVACYPDVITTLDAEGNPVSAGQLRVGLEVSVLHVRKQHIPLSSSVTDPSVYPIVEKALGMNFTDYALAS; from the coding sequence ATGGGAAGAATTTTGACGATGCAAGATGTCGAAGCCGCGGTTCGAGGCGGATCGGTCTTCGCCTGCGGCGGAGGCGGCTGGGCCGAGCATGGGCGTGAGCTGGGCTCGCTTGCCGTCACCATCGGCCGCCCTGAATTGGTGACCATGGACGAGGTGCCGGACGACGCGTGGATTGCCACCGCGGCCGCGATTGGCGCGCCGGGCGGACTCACCGACTGGCAAATGCTGGGCATCGATTACGTCAAGGCCGCTCAGCGGCTGCAGGACGCGCTCGGAGAGCGCGTCTACGGACTGATCATCGGCCAGAACGGCATGTCCAGCACCTTGAACGGCTGGCTGCCCTCCGCCGTGCTGGGCACCAAGGTCGTCGACGCCGTGGGCGACATCCGCGCCCACCCCACCGGCGACATGGGTTCGCTGGGACTGGCAGGCAGCCCCGAACCGATGATCCAGTGCGCCGTGGGCGGCAATCGCGCCAGCAACTCCTATATGGAGCTGACCGTCCATGGCGCCACCGGCAAGGTATCGCCGGTGCTGCGCAAGGCGGCCGACATGGCGGGCGGCTTCATCGCCAGCTGCCGCAATCCGATCCGCGCATCCTACGTGCGCCGCCATGCCGCCCTGGGCGGCATCAGCAAGGCGCTGGCGTTGGGCGAGGCCATCATCGCCGCGCAGCCGCGCGGCGGCAGCGCGGTCATCGACGCAATCTGCAAGGCGACCCAAGGCGAAATCATTGCTTCCGGCAAGGTGGTGCGCAACACCCTGCGCTACACCGAGGAGGCCTTCGACATCGGCACCGTCGAAATCGGCGAAGGCGCGGGCAAGCGCGTGATCCACGTGATGAACGAGCACATGGCCGTGACCGACAGCCACGGCGCACGGGTCGCCTGCTATCCGGACGTGATCACCACCCTGGACGCCGAAGGCAATCCGGTCAGCGCGGGCCAGCTGCGTGTAGGCCTGGAGGTCAGCGTCCTGCACGTGCGCAAGCAGCACATCCCCTTGTCTTCCAGCGTCACCGACCCATCTGTCTACCCCATCGTGGAAAAGGCGCTGGGCATGAACTTCACCGACTACGCATTGGCATCCTGA
- a CDS encoding Zn-dependent hydrolase, giving the protein MPVQFPPLNAERLWARVETLSRYTLPDVPWTRRAFSPLFDEARAWLRGEFEAAGLTTRLDAGGNLIGTLAGRDPARKPIATGSHCDTVMAGGRFDGIIGVLAGIEVAHTLREHGVQLEHPFEVIDFLSEEPSDYGISCVGSRALCGQLTPDMLAARNPEGETLAAGITRIGGDPSALGAPLRAADGTAAFVELHIEQGPVLESRGLPIGVVTNIVGIRRVLITVQGQPDHAGTTPMDIRRDALVGAARIIDAAHRQASAASGNPHYVVATVGRLSMTPNAANAVPGRVELTLEMRSDSDAVLDAFPETLMAGVAADLTALRLSASFTQLSRARPTDCTPLVMDAVQAAADQLGYASMRLPSGAGHDAVYMAPTGPIGMIFIPCLNGRSHCPEEWIEPAQLLDGTRVLYQSVLELDRKLRA; this is encoded by the coding sequence ATGCCTGTGCAATTTCCTCCCCTGAACGCCGAGCGCCTCTGGGCCCGCGTCGAAACCCTTTCCCGATACACCCTGCCCGACGTCCCCTGGACGCGCCGCGCATTCTCGCCGCTGTTCGATGAGGCCCGCGCCTGGCTGCGCGGCGAATTCGAGGCCGCGGGCCTGACGACCCGCCTGGATGCCGGCGGCAACCTGATAGGCACGCTGGCCGGGCGCGATCCGGCGCGCAAGCCCATCGCCACCGGCTCGCACTGCGACACCGTCATGGCCGGGGGCCGCTTCGACGGCATCATCGGCGTGCTGGCCGGCATCGAAGTCGCCCACACCCTGCGCGAGCACGGCGTGCAGCTGGAACACCCGTTCGAGGTCATCGACTTCCTGTCCGAGGAACCCAGCGACTACGGCATCTCCTGCGTCGGCAGCCGCGCTCTCTGCGGCCAGTTGACGCCCGACATGCTGGCCGCCCGCAACCCCGAGGGCGAGACGCTGGCGGCCGGCATCACCCGCATCGGCGGCGACCCCTCGGCGCTGGGCGCGCCGTTGCGCGCTGCCGATGGCACCGCGGCGTTCGTGGAGCTGCATATCGAACAGGGCCCGGTGCTGGAAAGCCGCGGCCTGCCCATCGGCGTGGTCACCAACATCGTCGGCATCCGCCGCGTGCTGATCACGGTGCAAGGCCAGCCCGACCATGCCGGCACCACGCCCATGGACATCCGCCGCGACGCCCTGGTGGGGGCAGCCCGCATCATCGACGCGGCCCATCGCCAGGCCAGCGCGGCCAGCGGCAATCCGCATTACGTGGTCGCCACCGTGGGCCGCCTGTCCATGACGCCGAACGCCGCCAACGCGGTGCCCGGCCGCGTCGAACTGACGCTGGAAATGCGCAGCGACAGCGACGCCGTGCTGGACGCCTTCCCCGAGACCCTGATGGCTGGCGTGGCCGCGGACCTGACGGCGCTGCGCCTCTCGGCCAGCTTCACGCAGCTGAGCCGCGCCCGGCCCACCGACTGCACGCCGCTGGTGATGGACGCGGTGCAGGCCGCCGCCGATCAGCTGGGCTACGCCTCCATGCGCCTGCCCAGCGGCGCGGGCCACGACGCGGTCTACATGGCGCCCACCGGCCCCATCGGCATGATCTTCATCCCGTGCCTGAACGGCCGCAGCCACTGTCCGGAAGAATGGATCGAGCCCGCGCAGCTGCTCGACGGCACCCGCGTGCTTTACCAATCCGTGCTGGAACTGGACCGCAAGCTGCGGGCATAG